The following proteins come from a genomic window of unidentified bacterial endosymbiont:
- a CDS encoding sodium-dependent transporter: MGVRAQFKSRGGFVLAAAGSAVGLGNIWAFPTQVAQNGGGAFLLAYLLLVFILGYPVLVAELLIGRHGQANPLTALRRVAATAGGSGYRTSAGLIGVIGILGVSLILSFYAIVSGWLLGYLLSSIARLLGCSQAAGWLIHPSPLRDGVLMALFMLLTAGVIRQGVTQGIEQCSARLMPLLFLFLVVMSGYIVLQPGALAGLKIYLVPDCARLLNAPLLISALGQAFFSLSIGVCAMMTYGSYLPRSENVPLVAAQVVFFDTLVAFLAGLLVIPALFVAQRQGITIYDQQQQLLSETSLVFEVLPALFERLGVLGSGLSLLFFGLMIMAALTSAIAMLEVPVLCLTETCGYSRRSATGWVALGISLISVAIISHFNPLFNGIVALTTYYIQPIVGLAGALLVGWLWQRVSLLQEIRSGYPNVENSLFWRIWPGYLRFVCPLLILLVFLAQWW, translated from the coding sequence ATGGGCGTTCGTGCACAATTTAAATCTCGAGGCGGTTTTGTGCTGGCGGCCGCCGGATCGGCAGTTGGTTTGGGGAATATTTGGGCGTTTCCTACGCAAGTCGCGCAAAATGGTGGTGGCGCTTTTCTACTGGCCTATCTGCTGTTGGTGTTTATCCTGGGCTATCCGGTATTAGTCGCAGAGCTGCTGATTGGACGCCATGGGCAGGCTAATCCACTCACTGCCTTACGCCGGGTTGCTGCCACAGCAGGCGGCAGCGGTTATCGCACCAGTGCTGGCTTGATCGGCGTGATAGGGATCCTCGGTGTCTCCTTGATTTTAAGCTTTTATGCCATTGTCTCTGGTTGGCTGCTGGGTTATCTACTCTCCTCGATCGCTAGGCTACTGGGCTGCTCACAGGCTGCCGGTTGGCTGATTCACCCCTCACCGCTGCGCGATGGGGTGTTGATGGCGCTCTTTATGCTATTGACCGCCGGCGTGATCAGGCAAGGGGTTACCCAAGGGATTGAACAGTGCTCAGCACGCCTGATGCCGCTACTGTTTCTGTTCTTGGTGGTGATGAGTGGCTATATTGTACTGCAACCGGGTGCTCTGGCGGGATTGAAGATCTACTTAGTGCCAGATTGTGCTCGTCTACTCAATGCGCCGCTGCTGATCAGCGCTTTAGGCCAAGCTTTTTTTTCACTCTCGATTGGGGTCTGTGCCATGATGACTTATGGCTCCTACTTACCCCGTAGTGAGAATGTCCCACTGGTAGCCGCCCAGGTGGTGTTTTTTGACACCCTGGTGGCTTTTCTGGCTGGACTATTGGTTATCCCAGCGCTGTTTGTCGCCCAGCGGCAAGGGATCACGATTTATGATCAGCAGCAGCAATTGCTCTCCGAAACCTCCCTGGTCTTTGAAGTGCTCCCAGCGCTGTTTGAGCGCTTGGGGGTGCTGGGTTCTGGATTATCCCTCCTGTTTTTCGGGTTGATGATCATGGCAGCATTAACTTCTGCCATCGCGATGTTAGAGGTCCCGGTGCTCTGTTTAACTGAAACCTGCGGTTACAGCCGTCGTTCAGCCACCGGCTGGGTCGCGTTAGGGATCAGCCTGATCAGTGTGGCGATCATTAGCCATTTTAATCCGCTATTTAACGGCATTGTGGCCTTGACCACCTACTATATCCAACCAATTGTCGGATTAGCGGGTGCCCTATTGGTCGGTTGGTTGTGGCAACGCGTCTCTCTGCTGCAAGAGATCCGTTCGGGCTATCCCAACGTGGAAAACAGTCTATTTTGGAGAATTTGGCCTGGGTACTTACGTTTTGTCTGCCCTCTGTTAATCCTCTTGGTGTTTTTGGCACAGTGGTGGTGA
- a CDS encoding putative mucin/carbohydrate-binding domain-containing protein, whose translation MGKIISRKSIYSLEKPVWLDKSGMSKGIRHDRQHLGIILHENTDLEIRQSNEAVTYSLKLRLLNDNSNTEKIISVGQEWITINNTVTSVPFIDTPYQKKQSAPTVEYRYPDGTKLLPVYRKLDNENYFFNLWDTQNSEFALIDSDYFLILVPQCNKNNLLEIKLEKKIDELITNYEKLILFYNELAGLSFYTDKIHNKNIPNRYFIKADQSSTDGAYYGGDHTAVSSNSIADFWIDDLEKKWGHLHEIAHGYQGKFMNGSFDVWEVWNNIYTASYQDIYLGKEVFKSGWLYGDSINLYKRIENYFKDNIPVNDWGVESKLYFMMLMKDKAGATAFSHFNQEFRKSCNQEKIFTEQLSLLDRLSDSYSKVGKIDVTPFVYRVGGMLSEKQRLMNMLNHGKAVYPFCELVNSDHFPSWQSQLNIKTPFELVDPLQLKETGLVGELAIHITIDSFKEIYEECLLLMEGENYAVKANITQPKIHLSNIPIGCYTLFLPTGKSKKYKIDTQYAIVKEGVNSLNVNYYEKKSSPILNQMFNFLGLSDNLFATLLLDFPRQKIIFNTLKGDPHSPKFNGRKYAEVIIKDAKGNQLFSKEMQGSGVAIDQYEIKFEIGYQIEIFHAEFQRLITNSDNLVVKQQDHLYTITPSGLQYQTTKNNPDSDLKKRIEVAAKELKRYPQWIKNNCNYLKDNIYLAIKNFNDTDQTALLEQYQSEIPKVNQVGPYVGDKFGIYFLGLGDWKFFTTLIDRGQNTITFTIPDKGNPHSYFKEISYAFVWYIDHMGVEKYRYNFIGDQVVEKQTVTFPLSSQGGERLFVHHKEAISKDPNDGSPPRYSVNNLMQGNLILAKERLMSVTYQFSHNGLTELSADSPEALQLPVADTAVFLAQSVAATLVNSEIHCSLDLLQSNRVLDNQLTLSSAGLTE comes from the coding sequence ATGGGTAAAATTATTTCCAGAAAGAGCATTTATTCTTTAGAAAAGCCAGTCTGGTTAGATAAATCTGGTATGTCTAAAGGAATTCGTCATGATAGGCAGCATCTGGGTATTATTCTACATGAAAATACAGATTTAGAAATTAGACAGTCGAATGAAGCAGTGACCTACTCGTTAAAGTTACGTTTACTGAATGATAATAGTAACACTGAAAAAATAATTTCTGTAGGGCAGGAGTGGATAACTATAAATAATACCGTCACATCGGTTCCTTTCATCGATACCCCTTATCAAAAAAAACAGTCAGCACCCACAGTAGAGTACCGTTACCCAGACGGTACCAAATTACTACCTGTCTACCGAAAATTAGATAATGAAAATTATTTTTTTAATTTATGGGATACTCAAAATTCTGAATTCGCGTTGATTGATTCTGATTATTTTTTAATCTTAGTCCCGCAATGTAATAAAAATAATCTTTTAGAGATTAAACTTGAAAAAAAAATTGATGAATTGATTACTAACTATGAGAAATTGATATTATTTTATAATGAGTTAGCGGGTCTATCATTTTATACTGATAAAATACATAATAAAAATATTCCAAATCGTTATTTTATAAAAGCTGATCAAAGCAGCACCGATGGTGCCTACTACGGAGGTGACCATACAGCTGTGAGCAGCAATTCTATTGCTGATTTCTGGATAGACGACCTTGAGAAAAAATGGGGGCATTTGCACGAAATTGCCCATGGCTACCAAGGGAAATTTATGAACGGATCCTTCGATGTTTGGGAAGTATGGAATAATATTTACACTGCTTCTTATCAAGACATTTACTTGGGAAAAGAGGTTTTTAAATCCGGATGGTTATATGGAGATAGTATAAATCTTTATAAACGTATTGAAAATTATTTTAAAGATAATATACCAGTCAATGATTGGGGTGTGGAGAGTAAGTTATATTTTATGATGCTCATGAAAGATAAGGCGGGCGCTACAGCTTTCAGTCATTTTAACCAGGAATTTCGTAAATCCTGCAATCAGGAAAAAATTTTTACAGAACAATTATCTTTACTAGATAGGCTATCTGATAGCTATTCTAAAGTCGGTAAAATAGATGTGACCCCCTTTGTTTATCGGGTGGGTGGTATGCTATCTGAAAAACAACGGTTGATGAATATGTTAAATCATGGAAAGGCAGTTTATCCTTTCTGCGAATTAGTTAATTCGGATCATTTTCCTTCTTGGCAAAGTCAATTAAATATTAAAACTCCCTTTGAGTTGGTAGATCCCTTGCAATTAAAAGAAACCGGATTAGTCGGAGAGTTAGCTATCCATATAACTATTGACTCTTTTAAAGAGATTTATGAGGAATGTTTATTATTAATGGAAGGAGAAAATTATGCTGTAAAAGCTAATATTACTCAACCAAAAATCCATTTATCTAATATACCCATTGGGTGCTATACTTTATTTTTACCTACCGGAAAAAGCAAAAAATATAAGATTGATACTCAATATGCAATTGTCAAAGAAGGTGTCAATAGCCTTAATGTTAATTATTATGAGAAGAAATCCTCGCCAATACTAAATCAAATGTTTAATTTTTTAGGGCTTAGTGATAATCTGTTTGCTACGCTATTGCTTGACTTCCCTAGACAAAAAATTATTTTTAATACCCTTAAGGGAGATCCACATTCTCCAAAATTTAACGGTAGAAAATATGCGGAAGTTATTATTAAAGATGCTAAGGGAAATCAGCTATTTTCCAAGGAGATGCAGGGCAGTGGAGTTGCTATTGATCAGTATGAAATAAAATTTGAGATTGGTTATCAAATTGAAATATTTCATGCAGAATTTCAGAGATTAATCACTAATTCTGATAATTTAGTGGTCAAACAACAAGATCACCTGTATACGATAACTCCTTCAGGACTACAGTACCAAACCACAAAAAATAACCCTGATAGTGATCTTAAAAAACGCATAGAAGTGGCTGCGAAAGAACTTAAAAGATATCCTCAATGGATAAAAAACAACTGCAATTATTTGAAGGATAATATTTATTTAGCAATTAAAAATTTTAATGATACTGACCAGACTGCGCTTTTAGAGCAGTATCAATCAGAAATTCCTAAGGTGAATCAAGTCGGTCCTTATGTTGGAGATAAGTTTGGTATTTATTTTTTAGGGTTAGGTGACTGGAAATTTTTTACGACCCTAATAGATAGAGGTCAAAATACCATTACTTTTACAATTCCTGATAAAGGAAATCCGCATTCATATTTTAAAGAAATTAGCTATGCTTTTGTTTGGTATATCGATCATATGGGTGTAGAAAAATACCGCTATAATTTTATTGGAGACCAAGTAGTAGAGAAGCAAACAGTCACTTTTCCTTTAAGTTCTCAAGGGGGAGAGCGGCTATTTGTTCATCATAAAGAGGCCATTTCAAAGGACCCTAATGATGGATCACCACCACGATATAGCGTGAACAATCTCATGCAAGGTAACTTGATCCTTGCAAAAGAAAGATTGATGAGTGTAACCTATCAATTTTCACATAATGGTTTGACTGAATTAAGTGCAGACTCACCGGAAGCCTTACAGTTACCTGTTGCTGATACAGCCGTGTTCTTGGCACAATCGGTAGCGGCCACCTTAGTCAACTCAGAAATACACTGCTCGCTAGATCTGCTTCAAAGTAACCGTGTTCTTGATAACCAGTTGACTTTATCTAGTGCTGGATTAACAGAGTAA
- the recJ gene encoding single-stranded-DNA-specific exonuclease RecJ — protein sequence MNHQALRRRPVAEQGAFLFDLPPLLQQLYAVRGIRCATQLDRRLQCLADYRALQGIANAVVLLQQALLQRWCILVVGDFDADGATSTALTVLALRRLGAGHVEYLVPSRFAEGYGLTPAVVQQAAQRGAELIITVDNGISSQAGVALARAQGLRVLITDHHLPTGVLPDAQAIVNPNLPDCRFPSKALAGVGVAFYVMLALRAQLREAGWFAQQQLVEPNLAELLDLVALGTVADVVPLDANNRILVYQGLQRIRAGRCRPGIQALLTVSQRERQHLVAADLGFALGPRLNAAGRLEDMSLGIELLLCEEAVAALSLAQQLESLNQTRRQLEQTMQQQALEGCQQVLERQQALPLGLALYQPSWHQGVVGIVAARLKSRFNRPVIAFAPAGEGHLKGSGRSISGIHLRDLLVELQGAHPDLMESFGGHAMAVGLTLATQQFERFQALFADYVSQQITEEMLQAVVWSDGELAADALTLETAQLLREGGPWGQAFPEPLFDGIFRLQQQRLLGGKHLKMVVTPPEGGPSVEAIAFNIDPDHWPKANLQSVQLAYRLAINRFRGQQTLQLLVEQLWPV from the coding sequence ATGAATCATCAAGCACTGCGCCGTCGCCCCGTGGCTGAGCAGGGAGCATTCTTGTTTGATCTGCCGCCACTCCTACAGCAGCTCTATGCGGTTCGCGGCATACGGTGTGCGACGCAACTGGATCGGCGGCTCCAGTGTTTAGCCGATTATCGAGCCCTTCAGGGCATTGCTAATGCCGTGGTGCTACTGCAACAGGCCTTACTGCAGCGCTGGTGTATCCTGGTGGTGGGTGATTTTGATGCGGATGGCGCCACCAGTACCGCCCTCACGGTTTTGGCCTTGCGTCGTCTGGGGGCTGGCCACGTAGAGTACCTGGTTCCCAGCCGTTTTGCTGAAGGTTATGGTCTAACGCCAGCGGTGGTGCAGCAAGCCGCTCAGCGAGGGGCCGAGCTGATTATCACCGTGGATAATGGCATCAGTTCACAGGCTGGGGTGGCACTGGCACGCGCTCAGGGATTGCGGGTATTGATCACCGATCACCACCTGCCTACAGGCGTTCTGCCGGATGCGCAGGCTATCGTGAATCCTAATCTGCCAGACTGTCGCTTTCCTTCCAAGGCGTTAGCTGGGGTGGGGGTCGCTTTTTATGTCATGCTGGCCTTGCGTGCCCAGCTGCGTGAGGCGGGTTGGTTTGCCCAGCAGCAGCTGGTTGAGCCCAATCTGGCGGAGCTGCTTGACTTAGTGGCTTTAGGGACGGTCGCTGATGTGGTGCCATTAGATGCTAACAATCGCATTTTGGTCTATCAGGGGTTGCAGCGTATTCGTGCTGGGCGTTGTCGTCCGGGGATCCAGGCCTTATTGACAGTCTCCCAGCGGGAGAGGCAGCATCTGGTGGCGGCTGATTTAGGTTTCGCCCTCGGGCCACGATTAAACGCAGCGGGTCGTCTAGAGGACATGTCCTTGGGGATTGAGTTGCTACTGTGTGAGGAGGCCGTCGCGGCACTCTCCTTAGCGCAACAACTGGAATCCTTAAATCAGACCCGGCGTCAGCTAGAGCAGACCATGCAGCAACAGGCCTTGGAGGGTTGTCAACAGGTGCTCGAGAGACAGCAGGCCTTGCCGCTGGGGTTAGCACTCTATCAGCCGAGTTGGCATCAGGGGGTGGTCGGCATTGTGGCCGCCCGTTTAAAGAGTCGTTTTAACCGGCCGGTGATTGCTTTTGCGCCAGCGGGGGAGGGGCATCTTAAAGGATCAGGCCGCTCGATCTCTGGGATACACCTGCGTGATCTATTAGTCGAGTTACAGGGTGCGCATCCTGACTTAATGGAGAGCTTTGGCGGCCATGCCATGGCGGTAGGCTTGACGCTGGCCACGCAGCAGTTTGAACGTTTCCAGGCGCTGTTTGCCGATTATGTTAGCCAACAGATCACGGAAGAGATGCTACAAGCGGTGGTGTGGAGTGATGGAGAGCTGGCAGCAGACGCCTTGACTCTGGAAACCGCTCAGCTGCTGCGAGAAGGGGGGCCTTGGGGGCAAGCTTTCCCCGAGCCGCTGTTTGATGGCATTTTCCGACTCCAGCAGCAGCGATTATTAGGTGGCAAACATTTAAAAATGGTGGTCACCCCTCCTGAGGGTGGCCCCAGTGTCGAGGCCATTGCGTTTAATATCGACCCCGACCACTGGCCCAAGGCCAACTTACAGTCGGTGCAGCTGGCCTATCGTTTAGCGATCAACCGGTTTCGCGGTCAGCAGACGTTGCAACTGCTGGTTGAGCAGTTGTGGCCTGTCTGA